The Nitrospira sp. genome contains the following window.
TGCCGCCGCCATGTTGACGGATGTAGTCGAACGACAGCGTGGCGGAGGTGACCGAGCTCAGATCGACCTGTCGGCTCGCGCCACGAGAGAGGAAATCGGTTTCAATCTGCAAGGAATTGTCGGTCAGCCCGGCATAACTATTCACCATGACCATGCCGCCGCCCGTCCCGTCAGCTTCTCCCAGTTCCTGCCAGGAGCCGCCCCACTTGACCGTTCCATCATTATTTGAATAGGACACCGTTGTGAACTGGTCCAGCACGGTTGAGGTGGTGATCAGACTGCCGGTGCCGCCGTTGATGCCGCTCGTCTGATCCCAGGCGTGAAAGGTAATGGCATCACTCATGGTGCCGTTGTAGTCGGCATTGGCCTGAAAATAGATCCGAGCGGTGCCGTCTCCGGCGAGGAGTCGCGCACTCGCGTCGCTGACGGCTCCCAACGTGCTCCATGTGGCACCGTCGTTCGTGCTAAACCACCAGGTGCCGTTACTCGTATTCGCACCGGTAATAGCAATGCCGAGCTTGGCACCGGCATCCCCATCCGTCACATTGTCGACCTGTCCGGAGGGGCTGGCGAAATCCACGAGCGACGAGACCAACGTTCCGACCGCGCCCGACGGAGCCCCGGCATCTTCGTTGAGCGCGGTGAGCGTAGGACTTTTCGACGCATCCAGAACCGGTGCGCCTAACAACCCGACCCAGTTCATCTGGGTTTGATCATCGATCGCAATCCTGGTTTCGATGGCGCCGGCCTTGACCTCCAGAACCCAGTCGCCGCCGAGGGAAGCATAGCCCGTCAGATCATCGCTCGCCTCCACATCTGCTCCGGTGAGTTCAGCGAGCCGAGCAACCGCCTCCTGGCCCACTTCACCCTCGGCAAAATTGCACCCGTACACGAGAATGTCCGCCTGCTCCGAGAGAGACTGCTGAATTGTCGCGAACGCATCCGCGTAACGAGTCGACATTGATTCGGCGTTCAACGTGCCGGTGCCCAATTGCAGTGTTCCTGCGTCACCGTGCGAAATGAGATGAATGGCGTCGATGCCCGATCGTCCGGCCAACGACTCGGCGATCTGCTCGACCCCGTCTCGAGAGGCATCCAACACCACAACATCCACATTGGGCCCCATACCCGCAACCAGGGTTTGATAGTCCGGAACCGTGGGATCGACGAAGACCACTTCTGTCGCAGACTCACCGGGACTGTAAGAAGCCATTGCGCTGAGAAGTTCCTGAGACGCCTGTTGCTCAGGCGTCGTACGATCGACAGCCCCCTCCGACGAGACCGCCGTCTCAGCCTGGTCCTGTGCCACTTGCTCGGATTTGACCTCGGCCGCGGTCGCCGCCGCCGCCGCATCAAACATCAACCGTTGCTCGAGGGATAGGAGAGATTGCTTGAAGGCAGACGGAGCCGCGAGGGGCGATGGCCGCTGTGACGGTTCATCCTCCCTGCGGAGATACTTTTTGAAAAAATTGAACATACCGCTGCCTTAGTCTCGTGAAGACACAAGATCCCACATCTTTCTCGGTCGAACAGGGGGCAGCCTGAAGGGCTGCAGCAAGGAGACGTCCGATTGATCCGGGGTTGAAACTGCTCAGGCAGTAACGACCAATGACGGTGACGAATGGACAGCGGCCGCCATCAGGGGGAAAGGGTGGATCGTCGCGGCGAAATCGATCCTCGCTCGGCACACGACTCCGGCGATCGTGATCAGAGACCACTCTCGCGAATGATGACCGCCACGACTCGGTCCCATACTCGAGCGACCAGGCTCTGGGGTTTTCCGGAGACGTGGAGCAGTCCGGTCACGACTTGGTCCGCCCGCACAACCTCATCCAGGACTTCAAGTTCAACGCGGTAGACCGATTGCTCCGCCTGTAGTCGACCATGCGAATCTTTTCGTACCGGCACGGCGCCACCATAGATCGAAGCCAGGTAGGGCACGGAAACGTCCTGCTCGTCCACATCCCGAATTTCGGTGACCCGGGCGCGAGAGGCCTGACGCGTCACATCGTTTGGAATGAAACGCGCTTCCTGCCCGACCGCCAACGCGTCCACATCTTCAACGGGTGCAAGGGCCGCAATCATGGCCGTGCGGGAATTCACCACGTACGCGACCGCCAGCTTCTCGTTGATCCACCGGCCGGGATACAGCGAATCGGCCTGGTCAACCACCACACCATCAATGGGTGCCTGCAGCACGAGGCGCTGCTGCTTCTCCGCAACCCCGTCCAACTCAACAAGTTTCGATCGCAACGACTCGGCGAGGACCTGACCTTGAATACGATCCTCTTCGTAGCCAGCCTGACGTTGAAGCCTGAAATCCAAGAGCTCCACCTGAGTCCGCGTCAACTGGGCATCCTTGGCCAATTTCGGATTTTCGAGGACGACCAACGTGTCTCCGGCTCGCACCGACTGCCCCGCATGCACCGACACCGACACGATCCGTCCCGGTCCGGGGGGATAGACCGTCGCGTACGACCCGGCCTGTAACACCGCGGGAATGGCCACGCGACTGGCCCAGGGAAGACAGGCCAGTAACAGCATCGTGCCCAAGACACTCATCGTCACCGCAAAACGACCGGTGCGGGCAAATGCGGCACGACGACTCCACCAGGCCTTGATTTCCCGCCAGACAGGCAGGCAAATGAAAAACAGGATCTCGACCAGAAACAGCAGGATCCCCAGAATCTTGAAAAAATAGTGATAGACCGTCAGGGCAATCCCGGTGAACAGGACAAGGCGATACAGCCAGATGCTCCAGGCATAGCCGACCAGCACTTGTCTGCTGGAGGGCCCAACGGCTTCAGGCGGAGGCACACCCGGCGAAAAGAGCAGCTCCCGCATCCGCCACTGGCCGAAGGCAAAGGCTCGATCCTGAAGATTAGGAATCCCAAGCCAGTCTGCGAGAAGGTAATATCCATCAAACCTCATCAAGGGGTTGAGGTTAATGGCGAGGCTCATCACCCAACTTGTCGTCGCCACGACGAACACAACACTTCGGAGCAGTCCGTCCGGCAGGAACCCCCACAACAACGTCGCAACCGCAGCGAGTCCAAGTTCGGCAACCACTCCGGCCGCAGCGATCCACAGCCGCTTCCGCCTCGAGTTGAGCCGATACGCATCACTGATGTCCGAATAGAGCACCGGCATCATCACCATCAAGGCCACACCAATCGTGGGCACTCGACACCCGAACCGGGTCGCCGTATACGCATGCCCCAATTCATGCACCACCTTGACGGCGCAGAAGACCGCGCCATACATCAGAGCTCCCTGCCAGTTGAAAAAATGCAGGAAGGTTGAACTGAAGGTGTCCCACTGCTGCCCCACCAGAAAAAGGCCGATGGCGCCAATCACTCCAAACACCCATGCCGCCATGGGTGTATAGAACGGCGCCACCATGGGCAGGGTGGCCTGTAGAAAACTGTGCGGGCGTACTAGGGGAATTTTGATGAACAGATAGTGATGCAGGAGCCACTGCCACCACACATGATGGCGTGCCGCTTCCTGCTCGACGAAGTCTTTGACTTGCCCGCTGGCCGATTGCTCCGTGAGGTTGTTCGCGTACAAAAACCTCACCAGGTCTTCGACATCCTCCGCACCAATGCGCGACGTGGTATCACGCCTGGTCACGGCGACGAGTTGCTCCACGGTTCCGGACGACCAGCGCTGCAAGAGCTGGTATACCAGCCACTCGATCTGAAAGTACTTGTTGCGGACGGGATCGACGATCGTCCAGGTCGGCACCCCTTCCGGCGTGGGCGCGCCTCGGACAAACTGCAGATTCCTTCTCAGCGGAGGCAGCTTGCGTGCTTGTGGTGGAGACACTGGCGCCGGGCCGGCCATCGGCTACACTCCGATCAGTTGGCGCAACGCCGTGAACGGACGGCGGAACAACAGAAATGCCAGCGGGCCACGCTCACCATACACCTTCGCCGACCCTTGCCAGCCAATCCGAATGCGGGGATCGGCAGTCGCCAATTCGGCCGTCACCCGATAGGCCAACACATCCCCAGGCAACACCTCCGCATGGTAACTGGCCCGGCTCACGGTCGCCGCGAACGATTCGAGCGGAAGCGCATCGAAAAAGGCCACGGCATCGGCCCCTTCCTTCAATAGCAGTGCGTCACTGACGGGCAAATCGATTCGCAGCTCTATGTGCCGCGGATCGGCAATTTCCATAATCCGCTCCCCGACGGCAACGGGTTTCCCGATCCAGTCGGCCTTGTCGGTATACAGGAGCAGTCCGGCCTGCGGCGCGCGGACCTCAACCTGATCGAGCATCTCTCGCGCGTAGGCTAATTCCGTCTCTTTCAACGCCGCTTCTGCGGCTTTGAGGGGGGCCTCGGCTTTTCGTTGTGGATCGGCAAACCCGCCCTGAATCGCCTGGGCATGTTCGGCCTCCGCCACGGCCAATTGTTTTTCCGCGACCTGGAACTGATTCCGAAGATTCGTGTCCTCATAGCGGAACAGTGGCCGAGCTTGCGCGACCACCGTATTCGGTGGCACCAGGACCTCGGCGATCACACCATCCATCGGCGCGCTCACAATCGTGGGCTCATTTGCCATCACCTTCACCGGCGCGACCGTGGAGACCCGGACCGGCACACAGAGTGCGGCCACAATCGCCGCGCCGATCAACCAGGCCGACGGTGTCTTGATCTTCGCCGGCCAGATCCGGCTTCGCTGCGCGACCGCTTTCCACGCATAGGCGAAACTTCCGGCGAGCCGATGCAGGATCGCCACGTCGTTTTCTTCCCACGAACTCTCACGCTCGAACCACCAGATACCCAGCACCGTATCGTCCGGATGCTGCAGGGGGCACCACAAGACATGGCCACGCACATATTCACGCCATCCTTCGCGGCAGGTTTCGGGGCAGGTCTCCTCTGTGAGAATTTTTGGTTCATTGCCAGGCTGCTCTTGCCTCAACGCGTGCGTCATCTGCTCCAGCCAGCGGATGACCGGTGCCTCGCGTTCAACGATGGCCACGCTGGACGCACAGACCACTCGATAGGCGTCGGAGTCTCCGCCGGCAGGACTCAGGAGATAGGCCTGATCGTAGGGCACCAGCCGACGGGTCTCATTGACGGAGAGAAACTGCAGTTCCGGGATGGTCTTCGCCACGCGGATCTGCCCCTCCAGGTGGGTGAGGGTCGCCAGATGGACCAGCGTCGCGAGTTCCTGAGCGCTTGGAGCCGTGGAGGTCGCCATGGTCTTACGGTTGTCCCGATGCGAACTGGGCCGTGCCGCTCATTCCTGCGAGCACATCAGCCGGAAGCGATCCGAAGCTGCCGACCACTTTGACCGTCTGGCTTGCAGGATCGACATTCGCCCCGATTTCTTTCACCTTGGCCGGATATTCCCGGTGTGTTTCGTCGACCGTGAACGTGAACGCCGATTTCCGCTTCAGCCACGACAAGGTAGATGAAGGCAACACCAGTTCGATCTCAAGGCTCGAGTCATCGAGGACACTGAGCAGCTTGTCATTGGGAAAGACATTTTCATGTTCGTTGACCATCACCGCCACGACACGGCCGGAGAATGGCGCCGCGATATGACAACTGCGCACATTGATCTCTGCCAGGCGGATGGCCGCAACGGCTTTTTTTGCCTCGGCTTCAGAGATTTCGAGTTCCAACGTACTGACGGCGTTGAGCTTGGTGAGCTCTTTGTTGTTCCGAACAGTTTTGTCTTTGGCTTCGTGCTCGGCCATGGCACCCGCCAGTTCCGCGCGGTACTTGTCGCAGTCGATTTCGACCAGGGTCGCCCCCTTGTCGAACCGTTGCCCCTCCCGCACCGGCACCTGACTGACCCGGCCCTGAATCTGCGAGTAGAGCACCGCCTGCGTACTGGCTTTGACGATGCCGCGCAACGCCCCGTTCACACCCCGCAACACCATCGCCGATCGCTCATCTTTCGGCCAACTCACCTGGGGGGCGAAGAGCTCCATCCAGAAGACCATCAGCCCGACACTTGCATTAATTGGCCATCGGTATCGCATGGAGTTCCGGTCTCCTTCCTGTCTCGGACACCGCGCGCGTGGCAGGCGCCCACTGTTTCCGCAATGCGTCGGCGAGTTCCGTCACCGTCTGACCGTCAAGGCCGGTCGGCGCGGCATCCTCCCCCATCGACGCCATCAAGGTGGCGTAGGCCGATTCGACTCCCGACTGCGCGCTGTCCATCCGCACCTCAGCCAACACATCATTCACCCGTTCACGAATGAGGGTCAGGTCGGTGGTGCTCTTCGTGAGCCACAAATTCTTGGTATGGTCGGTGATCGCCAATTGCGTTTCGTGGTAACTCTTCGCCGTGAAGTATTCTTGACTCGCGTGGGCGAACTGCAACGCACCGACATGGACCTCCGTCAGAATCGTCAGGGTCAACGCCGTGCTTTGGGCATCCAGCACCTGACGATGCGCCTCCACCGCCTTCAATTTGGCCGGCATGCGAAAGGCCGAGACTAAGTTCCAACTGACCTGTGATGCGTATCCGAGCCAATTTTGATAAAGGAAGAAGCTGTTGCTGCTGTAATACCCGCCGAGGCTCAGCTTCAAATTGGGAAACAGTTCCAGAAACACCGCTCGCGCTTCCTTGGCATTGATTCGCTTTTGATAGTCGATGGACCGCAGTTCGGCGCGATAGAGCAGCGCCTGCTCTTCCATTCGCTCGGTGTTGAGATTCACCACCGGCAGCGTGCTCGTCCGCTGCGGCACTTCCAGTTCATATTCAGTCCCCGGCGGCAAGCCCATCATGGAAGCGAGCTGAACTCGTGCCGTACTGAGCTCGCGATAGAGGCGTTGAACCTCGCGCTGAATATTGAGCAAGTCGCGACGATAGTTCAGCGGCGTCAAGGGCGTCTGGAGCTTCTTGTCGACGATCTGCTGCGCCCGCTCCAACGCCGTGTTGACCGATTCATCGAGAAACTTCACCCGAGCGAGTACCCGTTCCGCACTGATGGCTCGCCAGTAGGCGCTGCGGACATCCTGGACGAGTCGAACAGCAATACGTCGCCGTTCCTCCTCGGCAATCATCACGTTGTCCGCCGCCTGTTGGGCACGAACGAATGACAGGCCGAAGTCCAGCACATCCCAACTGAGCGCGAGATTCCCCGACACCACGTTTTTGTCGGATGAGGTAAAGGGTTCGAGGACAGGGCGACCGTCAAGCAACGATTGTGCACCGCCGCCGCTATACGAGTTGCGGCCATCGAACCCCGCATTGGCGGACAACTGAGGCAGCAACGTGTAGTGAGCCACGTTCAATTGCTGATGCGCCAACTGCGCCTGCATGGCTTTGACCTTGGCATCCAGGTTGTATTTCAGCGCCCGGGCAATCGCTTCATAGAGGTCGATCGGCCCGGACAGGGGTTCCTGGAGAGCGGACACGGTTTCAAGGTCCTTGGCGACACGAGTTTGCACATCGTCCTGGGTCAGGACATAGGGTTTGACCATGCATCCTGAGATGAACAGAACCGTCCCCAACAGACCAGCTATGCGAAAGATTCCTCGTGTCATCGCTTCAGGACTCGGCACACCTTCCGTGCAGATGCTCTCCATGGGGAGACACGTCTGAGCCTCAGTTCACCTTTTCTGTAGAAATATCGGCTGAATAGATCGAGAACTTGACGCAACAGGGGGGATCGGACTCTCGCCGGGAAGAAGGGACGACGCGACTGGCAGGCCGAACGGGTCAGCCCTGGGTAGGCGGCAACGCCTACCCAAACCTATGAGAGCAGCTTACGTTGCCGAAACGGGCCATTGGCACAGACAGCCCGAGCCCGCGACTCCTGCGGTTCACCACCGCCACATAATTCTTCAATGTATCGCGTGGTTGCCATGCAGAGAGCCGCACTTCATGTCCGAATTCGATCCCGGCTCGAGCAGCCCTTCTTCCATCCATGGCTATTCCCGTTCTGGCGTCCGATCTTGCGGCATTGGATGGGTAACTACTTCGGAGAAGCATGAAACTGAGAACGGCATCATGTAATTGAGTGTTCAGCACTTGGAGGGTGATGCCGGCAGATCGCACAGCGCAGGCAAGCCACTCACGAGGCAATAGGTGGCCGGACATGACAAAGCCAGCGGTCGACACCGCCGCCAAATAATGCCGTTCGTCCTTCAAAGAATCTCGCAGCTTACGCCACAAGGGAAGCGCACGATGGGTCTATGGGAGAGTCGCGAGCCTTTCTTTCGAAATTTAACGAACAGCCAGATGGCTCATATCAATTTTGACGCTGATCGCCCCACCAAGCTCACCTTCTCTGCCGCCCTCTTTGGAATATCCTGAAATATCCCGTTCGCCTTTTGGTTCCCCATGGCAACTCAAACAGGCCTTTTCGTAATAAAGCGGGAGCATAACTCGCACGCTGTTTCCTCCGTCTATCGTGCTGACGACTGCTTCCTTCTCTCGTTGGACCGATGCCTGGCTCAGTTCCTTCATATGTTCCGCCTCAAAACTGTCGGGTTTATTGCTCGTATTGCGGAGCAGGTGTTCAGGAGCCGTCTGCTTCAAATAGACACCGGACCATTTCTGAAATCGTGAAGCGGCTTCCGTGCTGAACGTGGCAGGAATAAGCCCCTTATACTTCAACCCCTTCATATTGAGCACAGGCTGATAACTCTCCACGGTCTTTTTACTCTCCATCAACAACCGTTCCAACAATCGTTTCGCCGAGGCCGGCACATTCGCGTTGGCGAGATCGTCCAGGTTATGTCCCGTACGCTCCTTAAAAATGGCTGTGGTCTGGGCGGCAAACAGATCCTGCGTAAAGGCCGTCTGCGCGCTTGAGGGGTCGTTGATGAGGGTCTGATTGCGTCCGATCGCAACTCGACCGGAATCAAGCAGAATGGCCAACAGTCGCGCGGTTTCCGACAAATCAGAATCGGTGTTGTCCGCAGCCACACTCTGTGGCACGCACCACAAAACAACAAAACACAATACGTATATGCGCATAGTGCCTTTCTTACGCCGTATAAGGCCCATTCGGGTAACCAGCCGGATCATAGAATCACCATTTCTTAACTCGGCAACAGGCAAAAGAGCGATACACATCCATCGCATGGCGTGCAGAATCACCCTCAGCCATCATGCGACGTCAGTCACTTCTTCATCAGTCGCCCCCGCAGCAAGGCGTGGACTGAATCAGTTGCTGTTCGCCTTCGCAGAATATTGTGCAAAGAAAAACGGATTGGTACTCGCGGACATGATATTGATATTGCACAGCCAGAACAATAGTGGAGCCGCACGGAATTTTTCGCTGATGGGAGACCTGTCTTCGCTCAGCTTGGGCAAATTACTCGACTGGTACTTGCCAGATACCTACTTGCAGCGTCCTCCGATAGGGCGAGCCTTAACGAGCGGAGCATCTGCCGAAT
Protein-coding sequences here:
- a CDS encoding DUF3365 domain-containing protein — encoded protein: MAADNTDSDLSETARLLAILLDSGRVAIGRNQTLINDPSSAQTAFTQDLFAAQTTAIFKERTGHNLDDLANANVPASAKRLLERLLMESKKTVESYQPVLNMKGLKYKGLIPATFSTEAASRFQKWSGVYLKQTAPEHLLRNTSNKPDSFEAEHMKELSQASVQREKEAVVSTIDGGNSVRVMLPLYYEKACLSCHGEPKGERDISGYSKEGGREGELGGAISVKIDMSHLAVR
- a CDS encoding TolC family protein, translating into MVKPYVLTQDDVQTRVAKDLETVSALQEPLSGPIDLYEAIARALKYNLDAKVKAMQAQLAHQQLNVAHYTLLPQLSANAGFDGRNSYSGGGAQSLLDGRPVLEPFTSSDKNVVSGNLALSWDVLDFGLSFVRAQQAADNVMIAEEERRRIAVRLVQDVRSAYWRAISAERVLARVKFLDESVNTALERAQQIVDKKLQTPLTPLNYRRDLLNIQREVQRLYRELSTARVQLASMMGLPPGTEYELEVPQRTSTLPVVNLNTERMEEQALLYRAELRSIDYQKRINAKEARAVFLELFPNLKLSLGGYYSSNSFFLYQNWLGYASQVSWNLVSAFRMPAKLKAVEAHRQVLDAQSTALTLTILTEVHVGALQFAHASQEYFTAKSYHETQLAITDHTKNLWLTKSTTDLTLIRERVNDVLAEVRMDSAQSGVESAYATLMASMGEDAAPTGLDGQTVTELADALRKQWAPATRAVSETGRRPELHAIPMAN
- a CDS encoding HlyD family efflux transporter periplasmic adaptor subunit encodes the protein MATSTAPSAQELATLVHLATLTHLEGQIRVAKTIPELQFLSVNETRRLVPYDQAYLLSPAGGDSDAYRVVCASSVAIVEREAPVIRWLEQMTHALRQEQPGNEPKILTEETCPETCREGWREYVRGHVLWCPLQHPDDTVLGIWWFERESSWEENDVAILHRLAGSFAYAWKAVAQRSRIWPAKIKTPSAWLIGAAIVAALCVPVRVSTVAPVKVMANEPTIVSAPMDGVIAEVLVPPNTVVAQARPLFRYEDTNLRNQFQVAEKQLAVAEAEHAQAIQGGFADPQRKAEAPLKAAEAALKETELAYAREMLDQVEVRAPQAGLLLYTDKADWIGKPVAVGERIMEIADPRHIELRIDLPVSDALLLKEGADAVAFFDALPLESFAATVSRASYHAEVLPGDVLAYRVTAELATADPRIRIGWQGSAKVYGERGPLAFLLFRRPFTALRQLIGV
- a CDS encoding efflux RND transporter periplasmic adaptor subunit, whose product is MRYRWPINASVGLMVFWMELFAPQVSWPKDERSAMVLRGVNGALRGIVKASTQAVLYSQIQGRVSQVPVREGQRFDKGATLVEIDCDKYRAELAGAMAEHEAKDKTVRNNKELTKLNAVSTLELEISEAEAKKAVAAIRLAEINVRSCHIAAPFSGRVVAVMVNEHENVFPNDKLLSVLDDSSLEIELVLPSSTLSWLKRKSAFTFTVDETHREYPAKVKEIGANVDPASQTVKVVGSFGSLPADVLAGMSGTAQFASGQP
- a CDS encoding HlyD family efflux transporter periplasmic adaptor subunit; amino-acid sequence: MAGPAPVSPPQARKLPPLRRNLQFVRGAPTPEGVPTWTIVDPVRNKYFQIEWLVYQLLQRWSSGTVEQLVAVTRRDTTSRIGAEDVEDLVRFLYANNLTEQSASGQVKDFVEQEAARHHVWWQWLLHHYLFIKIPLVRPHSFLQATLPMVAPFYTPMAAWVFGVIGAIGLFLVGQQWDTFSSTFLHFFNWQGALMYGAVFCAVKVVHELGHAYTATRFGCRVPTIGVALMVMMPVLYSDISDAYRLNSRRKRLWIAAAGVVAELGLAAVATLLWGFLPDGLLRSVVFVVATTSWVMSLAINLNPLMRFDGYYLLADWLGIPNLQDRAFAFGQWRMRELLFSPGVPPPEAVGPSSRQVLVGYAWSIWLYRLVLFTGIALTVYHYFFKILGILLFLVEILFFICLPVWREIKAWWSRRAAFARTGRFAVTMSVLGTMLLLACLPWASRVAIPAVLQAGSYATVYPPGPGRIVSVSVHAGQSVRAGDTLVVLENPKLAKDAQLTRTQVELLDFRLQRQAGYEEDRIQGQVLAESLRSKLVELDGVAEKQQRLVLQAPIDGVVVDQADSLYPGRWINEKLAVAYVVNSRTAMIAALAPVEDVDALAVGQEARFIPNDVTRQASRARVTEIRDVDEQDVSVPYLASIYGGAVPVRKDSHGRLQAEQSVYRVELEVLDEVVRADQVVTGLLHVSGKPQSLVARVWDRVVAVIIRESGL